One region of Fusobacterium periodonticum 1_1_41FAA genomic DNA includes:
- a CDS encoding NAD(P)H-dependent flavin oxidoreductase, producing MKGIKIGKYYIEKPIVQGGMGVGVSWNNLAGTVSKNGALGTISGICTAYYDNLKYCKKVVNGRPVGAEALNSKEAMMEIFKNARKICGDKPLACNILHAMNDYAKVVEFAIEAGANIIVTGAGLPLELPKLVENHPDVAIVPIVSSARALKIICKKWKAAGRLPDAVIVEGPKSGGHQGAKAEDLFLPEHQLESVVPEVKEERDKWGDFPIIAAGGIWDNDDIQKIMALGADAVQLGTRFIGTYECDASDVFKNILINAKKEDIVIVKSPVGYPGRAIKTDLIKNLVADDQTVKCYSNCVAPCNLGEGARKVGFCIANCLSDSYNGKAETGLFFSGENGYKVNKLVSVEELINELMTPNTNENILSIKSENIVENIINF from the coding sequence ATGAAAGGTATAAAAATAGGGAAATATTATATAGAAAAACCAATAGTTCAAGGTGGAATGGGTGTAGGAGTTAGTTGGAATAATCTAGCAGGGACAGTTTCTAAAAATGGTGCTTTAGGTACAATAAGTGGAATTTGTACTGCTTACTATGATAACTTAAAATATTGTAAAAAAGTTGTTAATGGTAGACCAGTAGGAGCAGAAGCTTTAAACTCTAAAGAAGCTATGATGGAAATTTTTAAGAATGCTAGAAAAATTTGTGGAGATAAACCTCTTGCTTGTAATATTCTACATGCTATGAACGACTATGCAAAAGTTGTTGAATTTGCAATAGAAGCTGGAGCTAATATTATAGTTACAGGTGCAGGACTTCCACTAGAATTACCTAAACTTGTTGAAAATCATCCAGATGTTGCAATTGTTCCTATTGTTTCATCAGCTAGAGCTTTAAAAATTATTTGTAAAAAATGGAAGGCAGCTGGAAGATTACCAGATGCTGTTATAGTTGAAGGTCCAAAAAGTGGAGGACACCAAGGAGCTAAAGCTGAAGACTTATTCTTACCAGAACATCAACTAGAAAGTGTTGTTCCTGAAGTAAAAGAAGAAAGAGATAAATGGGGAGATTTCCCTATAATTGCTGCCGGAGGAATTTGGGATAATGATGATATCCAAAAAATTATGGCTCTTGGTGCAGATGCTGTACAACTAGGAACAAGATTTATAGGAACTTATGAATGTGATGCTAGTGATGTATTTAAAAATATTTTAATAAATGCTAAAAAAGAAGATATAGTTATAGTAAAATCACCTGTGGGTTATCCAGGACGTGCTATAAAAACTGATTTAATTAAAAACTTAGTGGCAGATGATCAAACTGTAAAATGTTACAGTAACTGTGTTGCTCCTTGTAATCTTGGAGAAGGAGCTAGAAAAGTTGGTTTCTGTATAGCAAATTGTTTAAGTGATTCTTACAATGGAAAAGCTGAAACTGGATTATTTTTCTCAGGTGAAAATGGTTATAAAGTAAATAAATTAGTTTCTGTTGAAGAATTAATCAATGAACTTATGACTCCTAACACAAATGAAAATATATTAAGTATTAAGTCAGAAAATATTGTAGAAAATATTATAAATTTTTAA
- the mreC gene encoding rod shape-determining protein MreC: MKKEKESKLKILLPILAIIIVIVLIFNRLLFKLKDQVDKVALPVQSKVYNVANRAIGIKDIIFSYEDIIAENENLKKENMTLKIEKIRDEKIYEENERLLKLLAMKENGLYKGELKFARVNFSDINNLNNKVYIDLGTEDNVKVNMIAVYGDYLVGKISQVYNNYSELELITNPNSIVSARTEDDVLGIARGSDEENGLLYFQPSVYEDNLTVGDEIFTSGVSDIYPEGIKIGKIEKVNDKENYAYKMIILKPGFENKDLKEVIIIGRENKVNRPIVKENENINEEIKEGDTKK; this comes from the coding sequence ATGAAAAAAGAAAAAGAAAGTAAACTTAAAATTCTTCTGCCTATATTGGCAATAATAATAGTAATAGTATTAATTTTCAATAGATTATTATTTAAGTTAAAAGATCAAGTAGATAAAGTTGCTTTACCTGTTCAAAGTAAAGTTTACAATGTTGCCAATAGAGCTATCGGTATAAAAGATATAATTTTTTCTTATGAGGACATCATTGCTGAGAATGAAAATTTAAAGAAAGAAAATATGACTTTAAAAATAGAAAAAATAAGAGATGAAAAAATATATGAAGAAAATGAAAGATTATTAAAACTTTTAGCTATGAAAGAAAATGGACTTTATAAAGGGGAGTTAAAATTTGCCAGAGTTAATTTCAGTGATATAAATAATCTTAATAATAAAGTTTATATTGATCTTGGAACAGAAGATAATGTTAAAGTTAATATGATAGCTGTATATGGAGATTATCTAGTTGGAAAAATATCTCAAGTCTATAATAACTATTCTGAACTTGAACTTATCACAAATCCTAATTCTATTGTCAGTGCTAGAACTGAAGATGATGTTTTAGGAATTGCTAGAGGTAGTGACGAAGAAAATGGACTACTATATTTTCAACCATCAGTATATGAAGATAATCTAACAGTAGGAGATGAAATTTTTACTTCTGGTGTAAGTGATATTTATCCTGAAGGTATAAAAATTGGAAAAATAGAGAAAGTAAATGATAAAGAAAACTATGCTTACAAAATGATAATTTTAAAACCTGGTTTTGAAAATAAGGATTTAAAAGAAGTTATAATAATAGGGCGTGAAAATAAAGTAAATAGACCTATAGTAAAAGAAAATGAAAACATAAATGAAGAAATAAAAGAAGGAGATACAAAGAAATGA
- a CDS encoding LolA family protein, with product MKKFLIVLFILVQGLIFAAGKNLADIKTLKFDVVEKTTIKSKKRELSYKIDFMLPNKIKKEVTAPKLNKGEIYLYDYSANQKYVYLPMFNEVRESEIVDDENRIIKAINKIIEEEKKNKDFKQKYNAKVAQTLDIDKQISINIVTYLEVEGYIFPETVEIKESGTKIADVKISNLQINPKLEEKILLNAKK from the coding sequence ATGAAAAAATTTTTAATAGTATTATTTATATTAGTCCAAGGACTTATTTTTGCAGCTGGAAAGAACCTAGCAGATATAAAAACATTAAAATTTGATGTTGTGGAAAAGACAACTATAAAATCTAAAAAAAGAGAGCTTAGTTATAAAATTGATTTTATGTTACCTAATAAAATTAAAAAAGAAGTTACAGCTCCAAAATTAAATAAAGGTGAAATATACTTATATGACTATTCTGCAAACCAAAAATATGTATACTTACCTATGTTTAATGAGGTGAGAGAAAGTGAAATAGTAGATGATGAAAACAGAATCATAAAAGCTATTAACAAGATTATAGAAGAAGAAAAGAAAAATAAGGATTTCAAACAAAAATATAATGCTAAAGTAGCTCAAACTTTAGATATAGATAAACAAATAAGTATAAATATTGTAACTTATCTTGAAGTTGAAGGTTATATTTTCCCAGAAACTGTTGAAATTAAAGAATCTGGTACTAAAATAGCTGATGTAAAAATAAGTAATTTACAAATTAATCCTAAATTAGAAGAAAAAATTCTTTTAAATGCAAAAAAATAG
- the recO gene encoding DNA repair protein RecO, which translates to MIFLRGKGIIISKKDVEEADRYIDIFMEDYGKISTLIKGIRKSKRRDKTAVDILSLTDFQFYKKNDNIIISNFSTVKDYLAIKSDIDKINMVFYIFSILNQILVENGRNRKLYEVLEKTLDYLNSSEDNRKNYLLLLYFLYIVIKEEGISIEGDINELQFEIPEQKKINLDETSKKILEYLFEDKLKIVINDENYELNSVKKAILVLENYINFNLDTNINAKKMLWGALLW; encoded by the coding sequence ATGATATTTTTAAGAGGAAAAGGTATTATTATTTCTAAAAAAGATGTAGAAGAAGCCGATAGATATATTGATATATTTATGGAAGACTATGGAAAAATTTCTACTCTTATAAAAGGTATTAGAAAAAGTAAAAGAAGAGATAAGACAGCAGTGGATATTTTATCTTTAACAGATTTTCAATTTTATAAAAAAAATGATAACATAATTATTTCTAATTTTTCAACAGTTAAAGATTATTTGGCTATTAAATCTGACATAGATAAAATCAATATGGTCTTTTATATTTTCTCTATATTGAATCAAATTTTAGTTGAAAATGGTAGAAATAGAAAATTATATGAAGTACTAGAGAAAACTCTTGACTATCTAAATAGTTCTGAGGACAATAGAAAAAATTATCTTCTACTCCTGTATTTTCTATATATAGTTATCAAAGAAGAAGGAATTTCAATAGAAGGTGATATCAATGAGCTACAATTTGAAATACCAGAGCAAAAAAAAATTAACTTAGATGAAACTAGCAAAAAGATATTGGAATATCTTTTTGAAGATAAATTAAAAATTGTTATAAATGATGAAAATTATGAACTTAATTCAGTAAAAAAAGCTATATTGGTATTGGAAAATTATATAAATTTTAATTTAGATACCAATATAAATGCTAAAAAAATGTTATGGGGGGCTTTATTATGGTAA
- a CDS encoding PTS sugar transporter subunit IIA gives MVNSIKITDYITEDLIDLDLKSKNRDEILVELSKLLEKSDNIIGEENDILKALVDREKLGSTGIGKGVAIPHAKTESAKELTVAFGVSREGIDFNSLDEEEVHLFFVFASPNKDSHIYLKVLARISRLIREEDFREALFNCKTSKEVIECIKEKED, from the coding sequence ATGGTAAATTCTATAAAAATAACTGACTATATTACAGAAGATTTAATAGATTTAGATCTAAAATCGAAGAATAGAGATGAGATTTTAGTAGAGTTATCAAAATTATTAGAAAAATCAGACAATATTATAGGTGAAGAAAATGACATTCTTAAGGCTTTAGTTGACAGAGAAAAATTAGGAAGTACTGGAATAGGTAAAGGTGTTGCTATTCCTCATGCTAAAACTGAAAGTGCTAAAGAGCTTACTGTTGCTTTTGGAGTTAGTAGAGAAGGAATTGACTTTAATTCTTTAGATGAAGAGGAGGTACATCTATTCTTTGTATTTGCTTCTCCTAATAAAGATAGCCATATATATTTGAAGGTTTTAGCTAGAATTTCAAGACTTATAAGAGAAGAAGATTTTAGAGAAGCCTTATTTAATTGTAAAACATCAAAAGAAGTTATAGAATGTATAAAAGAAAAAGAAGATTAG
- the nrdR gene encoding transcriptional regulator NrdR, which produces MKCPFCSSEDTKVVDSRTMIDGSTKRRRECNNCLKRFSTYERFEESQIYVVKKDNRRVKYDREKLLRGLTFATVKRNISREELDKIISDIERGLQNSLVSEISSKELGEKVLEKLRELDQVAYVRFASVYKEFDDIKSFIEIVEQIKKD; this is translated from the coding sequence ATGAAGTGTCCTTTTTGTAGTTCAGAAGATACAAAAGTAGTTGACAGCAGAACAATGATAGATGGCTCTACAAAGAGAAGAAGAGAGTGTAATAATTGCCTTAAAAGATTTAGTACTTATGAAAGATTTGAAGAAAGTCAAATATATGTGGTAAAAAAAGATAATAGGCGTGTTAAATATGATAGAGAGAAACTTTTAAGAGGGCTTACTTTCGCAACTGTAAAAAGAAATATAAGTAGAGAAGAACTAGATAAAATAATTTCTGATATAGAAAGAGGTTTGCAAAATTCTTTAGTTAGTGAAATCAGTAGTAAAGAGTTAGGAGAAAAGGTTCTGGAAAAATTAAGAGAGCTAGATCAAGTTGCCTATGTTAGATTTGCCTCTGTATATAAAGAATTTGATGATATTAAATCTTTTATAGAAATTGTTGAACAAA